One Turneriella parva DSM 21527 genomic region harbors:
- a CDS encoding fibrinogen-like YCDxxxxGGGW domain-containing protein produces MVHRSCARASNVFFACLAFLIACTRTDTRSMLNLGFIETVRVQNVRLISLNTTSVTLKWDVVPPGKSTVELSTNAIFSSIGFSSGQLSETTYTFTGLAVNTTYFYRVRLQSEAGQYSEYAPNPVGSFTVPIDMNPSLPRRSCLELHQLFPAYSSGTYNLDTDGAGPNAPFQAYCDMTFTDGDTAGGWTLIAAYNDNQGIFLHTDTMATVVSPGPNQKAFMAYSRMEPLSKGGQQIAFRQSGSTTHYLISRRGTPQVALLSYAGVGSAVNIFPGMNVASKVDLAWIRGSGVATSQVTATCVPGGEPYPEVVFQTCGNGSGFHFTPHTGIANWNNSVASGINFEVLLR; encoded by the coding sequence ATGGTTCACCGGAGCTGTGCGCGCGCAAGCAATGTCTTTTTTGCCTGTTTGGCTTTTCTTATAGCTTGTACAAGAACGGATACACGATCGATGCTGAACTTAGGTTTTATCGAAACCGTGCGCGTTCAGAACGTGCGCCTAATCAGCCTGAATACGACTTCGGTCACCTTGAAATGGGACGTTGTACCGCCCGGAAAAAGCACTGTTGAGCTGAGTACCAACGCAATATTCTCGTCGATAGGTTTTTCTTCAGGGCAATTATCAGAAACCACCTATACGTTTACGGGTTTGGCCGTCAATACGACATATTTTTACAGGGTGCGCCTGCAGAGCGAGGCCGGCCAATATAGTGAATATGCGCCAAACCCTGTCGGTTCATTCACTGTACCCATCGATATGAATCCATCGTTGCCGCGTCGAAGTTGTTTAGAGCTGCACCAGTTGTTTCCCGCATATTCCTCAGGCACCTATAATCTCGATACCGATGGGGCAGGCCCAAACGCACCATTTCAGGCCTACTGTGATATGACTTTTACCGATGGCGACACCGCCGGCGGCTGGACCCTCATTGCCGCCTATAACGACAACCAGGGTATTTTCCTGCATACAGACACCATGGCCACAGTCGTCTCGCCGGGCCCGAATCAGAAGGCGTTTATGGCCTATTCGCGCATGGAGCCGCTCTCGAAAGGCGGTCAACAGATTGCTTTTCGGCAAAGTGGTTCAACAACGCATTATCTCATCAGCCGCCGGGGCACCCCACAGGTCGCCTTGCTGAGTTATGCCGGTGTGGGCTCTGCTGTGAATATTTTTCCCGGAATGAATGTTGCGAGCAAAGTAGATCTGGCATGGATTCGGGGTTCTGGCGTTGCCACGTCGCAAGTGACGGCAACCTGCGTCCCCGGAGGCGAGCCTTATCCTGAGGTCGTCTTTCAGACCTGTGGCAATGGCTCGGGTTTCCATTTCACCCCGCACACCGGCATTGCGAACTGGAATAACAGTGTTGCTTCAGGGATTAATTTTGAAGTATTGTTACGATAA
- a CDS encoding OmpA family protein — protein sequence MRLTLSLFLLFPLAVFAELKITSLGNTVNSRYDELAPVLSPDGNTIFFCREGHPDNVGVRTIVDGASALRDDQDIWMSRKRPDGTWTDAEHLKAAFNSRTYDFPIGTSADGLTLYIGNVYNKDGSVVPGVSKTRFSKGKWSFPEPLRIQNFYNDANLVNYSLSADERTLILNLQRKDTVGRMDLYVSFLQPDDSWSEPMNLSNEINSAFMEVTPFLASDNKTLYFASNRPGGTGQFDMYMSRRQDNTWTHWSEPVNLGPKINTTGNDINYVIAPTGDYAIFSSDTPGKGKDLYRITLPEELRPEKSVIVFGKVVGKDGQGVASRVVFERLSDGALLARTETSENGEFKMNLPIGEVYGIHAESGGYLPQSTNINLRDGFTKETPIELTMTQMKPGAKMPINNIFFKQGSYQLSKDSYAELNRLTKILRNYKGIKIEIGGHTDNTGNQKANMELSKNRARAVMDYLIDKGLPRANIKAVGYGESNPVASNATAEGKKKNRRVELTILSIEKN from the coding sequence ATGCGCCTTACCTTAAGCCTGTTCTTGTTGTTTCCTCTGGCCGTGTTCGCCGAACTGAAAATCACCTCGCTCGGCAATACCGTGAACTCGCGTTATGACGAGCTGGCACCGGTGCTTTCGCCAGACGGCAACACCATCTTTTTCTGCCGCGAAGGTCACCCTGACAACGTAGGCGTCAGAACTATCGTCGACGGCGCGAGCGCACTGCGTGACGATCAGGATATCTGGATGAGCCGCAAACGCCCTGACGGAACCTGGACAGACGCCGAACACCTTAAAGCCGCATTCAATTCGCGCACATACGATTTTCCGATTGGCACTTCGGCCGATGGCCTGACGCTCTACATCGGCAATGTCTATAACAAAGACGGCAGTGTGGTGCCGGGGGTATCAAAGACACGGTTCTCGAAAGGCAAATGGTCGTTTCCCGAACCATTGCGGATTCAGAACTTCTACAACGATGCCAACCTGGTGAACTATTCGCTCTCTGCTGACGAACGCACTCTCATACTGAACCTGCAACGCAAAGATACCGTGGGGCGCATGGACCTCTACGTCAGCTTTCTGCAGCCAGACGATTCGTGGTCTGAGCCGATGAACCTGAGCAACGAAATCAATTCAGCGTTTATGGAGGTAACGCCTTTTCTCGCGTCTGACAACAAAACTCTCTATTTCGCGTCGAATCGTCCCGGCGGTACGGGCCAATTCGACATGTACATGTCACGGCGGCAAGATAACACCTGGACACACTGGAGCGAGCCGGTTAACCTTGGCCCCAAAATCAACACGACGGGAAACGACATCAATTACGTAATCGCTCCGACTGGTGACTATGCCATCTTTTCGTCTGACACTCCCGGCAAGGGAAAAGACCTCTACCGCATCACGCTGCCCGAAGAACTGCGTCCCGAAAAATCGGTTATCGTTTTCGGCAAGGTCGTCGGTAAAGACGGGCAGGGTGTCGCCTCGCGTGTTGTGTTTGAGCGCCTCAGCGACGGGGCATTACTCGCGCGCACTGAAACGAGTGAAAACGGGGAGTTCAAGATGAACCTGCCGATCGGTGAAGTTTACGGCATTCACGCTGAATCGGGCGGTTATCTGCCGCAGAGCACAAACATCAACCTGCGTGACGGTTTCACCAAAGAGACCCCGATCGAACTGACAATGACCCAGATGAAACCGGGCGCGAAAATGCCGATCAACAATATCTTCTTCAAACAAGGTTCGTACCAATTGTCGAAAGACTCCTATGCCGAGCTGAACCGCCTCACGAAAATCTTACGAAACTACAAAGGGATTAAAATTGAAATCGGCGGTCACACAGACAACACCGGCAATCAAAAGGCCAATATGGAACTGTCAAAAAACCGTGCCCGTGCCGTGATGGACTATCTGATCGACAAGGGTTTACCCCGGGCAAATATCAAAGCAGTCGGGTATGGCGAATCGAATCCGGTGGCATCGAACGCGACAGCTGAAGGCAAGAAGAAGAACCGCCGCGTTGAGCTGACGATTCTGTCGATAGAGAAGAATTGA
- the rpmG gene encoding 50S ribosomal protein L33, producing MREIVKLESTAGTGFFYTTTRNKKAQGGKLEVMKYDPKIRKHVKFVEKKASK from the coding sequence ATGCGCGAAATCGTCAAACTCGAATCCACTGCAGGTACGGGCTTCTTTTACACCACTACCCGCAACAAGAAGGCGCAGGGCGGCAAACTCGAAGTCATGAAATATGACCCGAAGATTCGCAAGCACGTCAAATTCGTCGAGAAAAAAGCCTCCAAGTAG